In the genome of Staphylococcus durrellii, one region contains:
- the hisF gene encoding imidazole glycerol phosphate synthase subunit HisF, with the protein MIKKRIIPCLDVKDGRVVKGIQFKGLRDIGNPVDYALYYNEQGADELVFLDISKTEAGHDLVLDVIEETAAKLFIPLTVGGGIATLDDISQLLNHGADKVSLNSSALKNPQFIKEASDKFGRQCICIAIDSNYDSTLDDYFCYTHGGKKRTDKRVYDWVQEVESLGAGELLITSMTHDGMKQGFDVTHLHEIEQRVNIPVIASGGGGEPNHFVDLFKQTGVSAGLAASILHDKETTVNEIKSFMSEGGIPVR; encoded by the coding sequence TTGATTAAAAAAAGAATCATTCCATGCTTAGACGTCAAAGACGGCAGAGTCGTAAAAGGAATTCAATTCAAAGGATTACGCGATATCGGTAATCCAGTGGATTACGCACTTTATTATAATGAACAAGGCGCTGATGAATTAGTCTTTTTAGATATTTCTAAGACTGAAGCGGGTCATGATTTAGTACTAGACGTCATTGAAGAAACAGCAGCAAAACTTTTTATTCCGTTAACCGTTGGCGGTGGTATCGCTACTTTAGATGATATCTCTCAATTACTGAACCATGGTGCTGATAAAGTTTCGCTTAATTCTAGCGCATTAAAAAACCCTCAATTCATTAAAGAAGCCAGCGATAAATTTGGTAGACAATGTATTTGCATCGCTATCGATAGTAACTACGATTCAACATTAGATGATTATTTTTGTTACACACATGGTGGAAAAAAACGCACAGACAAACGTGTTTATGACTGGGTACAAGAAGTCGAGTCATTAGGTGCGGGCGAATTACTCATTACGAGTATGACACATGATGGTATGAAACAAGGATTTGATGTCACACATTTACATGAAATTGAACAACGCGTGAATATCCCTGTTATTGCATCAGGTGGTGGCGGAGAACCTAATCATTTCGTTGATTTGTTTAAGCAAACCGGTGTTTCTGCTGGACTTGCCGCGAGTATTTTACATGATAAAGAGACCACTGTTAATGAAATTAAATCATTTATGTCTGAAGGAGGTATTCCTGTAAGATGA
- a CDS encoding DUF1413 domain-containing protein → MNFEDRIAELREQKGRTSFEFHFNALFTEQEWINLPLEQRKSLEREFRIFVDKNDHIRIPFASEDHIRMRMYNSLYEYNEVKPNFKAYV, encoded by the coding sequence ATGAACTTTGAAGATAGAATTGCTGAATTGCGTGAACAAAAAGGCCGTACATCATTTGAATTTCATTTCAACGCACTTTTCACTGAACAAGAATGGATTAATTTACCACTAGAACAACGTAAATCACTTGAACGTGAATTTCGTATATTTGTAGATAAAAACGACCATATCCGTATTCCATTTGCTTCTGAAGACCATATCCGTATGCGCATGTATAATTCTTTATATGAATATAATGAAGTTAAACCCAATTTTAAAGCCTATGTATAA
- the hisA gene encoding 1-(5-phosphoribosyl)-5-((5-phosphoribosylamino)methylideneamino)imidazole-4-carboxamide isomerase has translation MIKLWPAIDLINATSVRLTEGKYDSEEKMARSAEESIMYYSQFECVDRVHIVDLIGAKQRTSVEQDYIKTLRQLTSKPIEVGGGIRTVETIEAYFKHGIEYCIVGTKAIQDLDWLAKIAKQFPNRIYLSVDAYKRAIKINGWEQDAQLDLFELVDKINHLPLGGLIYTDISKDGRLSGPNFEITGKLVQQTNIPIIASGGIRNKDDIKQLDALNVYAAIVGKAAHNPQFWEGLS, from the coding sequence ATGATCAAGCTTTGGCCAGCAATTGATTTAATTAACGCAACAAGTGTAAGGCTTACAGAGGGCAAATATGACTCTGAAGAAAAAATGGCCCGTAGTGCTGAAGAAAGTATAATGTATTATAGTCAATTTGAATGTGTCGACAGAGTTCACATCGTCGATCTAATAGGTGCAAAACAACGAACGTCAGTCGAACAAGACTATATTAAGACGTTGCGTCAATTGACGTCGAAACCTATTGAAGTCGGTGGTGGTATTCGAACAGTTGAAACTATAGAGGCTTATTTCAAACACGGCATAGAATATTGTATTGTTGGCACAAAAGCTATTCAAGACTTAGATTGGTTAGCCAAAATTGCAAAACAATTTCCTAATCGTATTTATTTATCCGTCGATGCCTATAAACGAGCTATTAAAATTAATGGCTGGGAACAAGATGCACAGTTAGACCTCTTTGAACTAGTCGATAAGATTAATCATTTGCCTTTAGGCGGCTTAATTTACACAGATATATCTAAAGATGGACGTCTATCGGGACCAAATTTCGAAATTACTGGTAAGTTAGTACAACAAACAAATATTCCTATTATCGCTTCAGGCGGAATTAGGAACAAAGACGATATTAAGCAACTTGATGCGTTAAATGTTTATGCGGCAATCGTAGGTAAGGCTGCACACAATCCTCAATTTTGGGAGGGCTTATCTTGA
- a CDS encoding ATP phosphoribosyltransferase regulatory subunit produces the protein MTNSTTLIANKEKELAFLKHFEVANFELVDFSFIESLKWPTLTQDDLHQMTERSFWQHNHQIFALRNDFTDQLLRYYSQYPADYDKVAYSGPIIRDNIVNTQLGIEHYNPTVTQMHNDFNVFYNYIKTNLDDDIEFIILGHYQLIDLLLNEQYQDATTLKYIQERNISALSQLLGTAHPIIQLLTTNTTEQLNLLNQLFTPDHTTIQALTRWEQFFKSLGIVNIHLDITPQPPRSYYKGAFMSCTLQRNKNQQLTGGYYKGTLEGFGLGFII, from the coding sequence ATGACAAATTCGACAACTTTAATCGCAAACAAAGAAAAAGAACTTGCCTTTTTAAAGCATTTTGAAGTAGCAAATTTTGAACTTGTTGATTTCAGCTTTATTGAGTCATTAAAGTGGCCTACGCTCACTCAAGATGATTTACATCAAATGACAGAACGTAGCTTTTGGCAACATAACCATCAAATTTTTGCGTTACGTAATGACTTTACTGATCAACTATTACGCTATTACAGTCAATACCCAGCTGACTATGATAAAGTGGCGTATTCTGGGCCTATAATAAGAGATAATATCGTCAACACTCAACTTGGCATTGAGCATTACAATCCAACAGTCACTCAAATGCACAATGATTTTAATGTGTTTTACAACTATATTAAAACAAATTTAGACGATGACATTGAATTTATTATTTTAGGTCATTATCAACTTATAGATTTATTATTGAATGAGCAATATCAAGATGCAACGACTTTAAAATATATACAAGAGCGCAATATTTCAGCACTATCACAACTTTTAGGTACGGCGCACCCTATCATTCAATTGTTAACGACAAATACAACTGAACAATTAAATTTATTAAATCAGCTTTTCACGCCTGATCACACAACAATACAAGCATTGACGCGATGGGAGCAATTTTTTAAATCATTAGGCATTGTTAATATCCATCTAGATATTACACCTCAGCCACCACGTTCTTATTATAAAGGCGCATTTATGAGTTGTACGTTACAACGTAATAAAAACCAACAATTAACTGGTGGTTACTATAAAGGGACTCTAGAGGGGTTCGGATTAGGATTTATAATTTAA
- the hisD gene encoding histidinol dehydrogenase, whose protein sequence is MLNKTSFLNSTKDTPALNEDLYPLVKEICDTVKHSGDAAIRSYNKQFDQVDTPQLAISVDTIKQAYNRIDSKLKNSLIQSYERIKAYQQSIKWESKRGQEECYELYHPLDSVGIYVPGGKASYPSTVLMTATLAQVAGVKNIIVVTPPQQQGVPDIVLAACYIAGVNSVYQVGGAQSIAALTYGTETIPKVDKIVGPGNQFVAYAKKYLFGTVGIDQIAGPSEIALIIDNTADLEAITYDVFAQAEHDELARTFVISEDLAVLQTLEQKINEALSTIERHDIVKASIDNNHYLVHVDNFDDACDVMNNIAPEHASIQTKNPEDFLNHVRDVGALFLGYYSPEVIGDYVAGPSHVLPTNQNARFANGLSVNDFLTRHSVINLSQQTFNQIQQSAQNIAHNEQLFNHEQSIKVRINKGES, encoded by the coding sequence ATTTTAAATAAAACTTCTTTTCTAAACTCAACAAAAGATACACCTGCATTAAATGAAGACTTATATCCATTAGTCAAAGAAATTTGTGATACTGTTAAACATTCTGGAGATGCTGCAATACGTAGTTATAATAAACAGTTTGATCAAGTCGACACACCACAACTTGCAATTTCGGTTGATACTATTAAGCAAGCATATAACCGTATAGATAGTAAACTTAAAAATTCATTAATACAAAGTTATGAACGTATTAAAGCCTACCAACAATCTATTAAATGGGAATCAAAGCGTGGACAAGAAGAGTGTTATGAATTATATCACCCACTGGATAGTGTAGGTATTTATGTGCCAGGTGGTAAAGCAAGCTATCCCTCTACCGTATTAATGACTGCAACACTTGCCCAAGTTGCCGGAGTTAAAAACATCATCGTTGTTACGCCTCCACAACAACAAGGCGTCCCAGACATAGTGCTTGCTGCATGTTACATTGCAGGCGTAAATTCAGTATACCAAGTTGGCGGTGCACAAAGTATCGCAGCTTTAACTTATGGTACAGAAACAATACCAAAGGTAGATAAAATCGTTGGTCCAGGTAACCAATTTGTTGCATATGCGAAAAAATATCTATTTGGGACAGTTGGTATCGACCAAATTGCAGGACCAAGTGAAATTGCCCTTATCATAGATAATACTGCAGATTTAGAAGCGATAACATATGATGTTTTTGCTCAAGCTGAACATGACGAATTAGCACGCACTTTCGTTATTAGCGAAGACTTAGCTGTACTTCAAACATTAGAACAGAAAATAAACGAAGCCTTATCAACAATAGAACGTCACGACATTGTAAAGGCAAGCATCGATAACAATCACTATCTTGTTCATGTTGATAATTTCGACGATGCCTGTGATGTAATGAATAACATTGCACCAGAACATGCATCTATTCAGACTAAAAATCCTGAAGATTTTTTAAATCATGTGCGTGATGTTGGCGCCTTGTTCTTAGGTTATTACTCTCCTGAAGTTATTGGTGATTACGTTGCTGGCCCTAGTCATGTGTTACCGACTAACCAAAATGCACGTTTTGCAAATGGCTTATCAGTAAATGACTTTTTAACGAGACATTCTGTTATTAATTTGTCTCAACAGACGTTTAATCAAATTCAACAATCTGCGCAAAACATAGCACATAATGAACAGCTTTTTAACCACGAACAATCTATCAAGGTACGTATTAATAAAGGAGAATCATGA
- the hisB gene encoding imidazoleglycerol-phosphate dehydratase HisB — translation MKFQKTRNTAETKLDIALSEDGTQSDIQTGVGFLDHMLTLFSFHSKLSLTIHANGDLEVDDHHVTEDIGIVLGQLLLEMIKEKQSFSRYATSYIPMDETLARTVMDISGRPYLSFNCDLSREKVGTFDTELTEEFFRALVINARLTTHIDLIRGGNTHHEIEAIFKSFARALKEALADNDVQGVPSSKGVIE, via the coding sequence ATGAAATTTCAAAAAACGCGTAATACAGCCGAAACTAAACTTGATATTGCCTTATCAGAGGATGGTACTCAAAGTGATATCCAAACTGGTGTAGGATTTTTAGATCATATGTTAACGCTCTTCTCTTTCCATAGTAAATTATCACTTACAATACATGCCAACGGTGATTTAGAAGTTGACGATCACCACGTAACTGAAGATATCGGTATTGTTTTGGGCCAATTACTTCTAGAAATGATTAAAGAAAAGCAATCATTTAGTAGATACGCTACAAGCTACATTCCGATGGACGAAACTTTAGCTCGTACGGTTATGGATATTAGTGGTAGACCTTATTTATCATTTAATTGTGACCTTAGTAGAGAAAAAGTCGGTACCTTTGATACGGAATTAACAGAAGAATTTTTTAGGGCATTAGTTATTAATGCACGTCTAACTACGCATATTGATTTAATTAGAGGTGGGAATACACACCATGAAATTGAAGCCATTTTCAAATCATTTGCTAGAGCTTTAAAAGAGGCATTAGCAGATAACGACGTTCAAGGCGTTCCTTCTTCTAAAGGAGTGATCGAATGA
- a CDS encoding pyridoxal phosphate-dependent aminotransferase, giving the protein MIRINKNESPLKPLSQELLASIISESSFNFYPDDEYERFKQAYAKFYGFEAEQIIAGNGSDELIQKLMLIMPEGPVLTLNPDFFMYQAYANQVKRSIHFVNAEEDLTFNLNKIMTAIDNYQPSFFIMSNPHNPSGKQYDVTFLTTIADKMKSIGGYFIIDEAYLDFGEAYDVTFADHVLQMRTLSKAFAIAGLRLGVLIGTPTTIDKIKQIEHPYPLNTITLNIAIYMFEHTTETRQFIEHQRYLAQRLKAIFNNNVGDIVRIFPSATNFVLTKGTLAQQLGQFIADRGFQPRIYDEPEMSEYVRYSIATDEQLDELTRIVQDWRKQYEISKNA; this is encoded by the coding sequence ATGATTAGAATTAACAAAAATGAAAGCCCTCTAAAACCTTTATCGCAAGAATTATTAGCTTCAATCATCAGTGAATCTTCCTTTAACTTTTACCCAGATGATGAATATGAGCGTTTTAAACAAGCCTATGCTAAATTTTATGGTTTTGAAGCAGAACAAATTATTGCTGGTAACGGTTCAGATGAATTAATACAAAAGTTGATGCTCATTATGCCCGAAGGTCCCGTATTAACCTTAAATCCTGACTTCTTTATGTATCAAGCCTATGCAAATCAAGTTAAGCGTTCTATTCATTTTGTGAATGCTGAAGAAGATTTAACATTTAATTTAAATAAAATCATGACTGCCATCGATAATTACCAACCGTCATTTTTCATTATGAGCAATCCACATAATCCTTCTGGAAAACAATACGACGTTACTTTTTTAACTACTATTGCAGACAAAATGAAGTCAATCGGTGGATATTTCATTATTGATGAAGCTTATTTAGACTTTGGTGAAGCTTATGACGTCACATTCGCTGACCATGTATTACAAATGCGGACGTTGTCGAAAGCTTTTGCAATTGCTGGTTTACGCTTAGGGGTTTTAATCGGTACACCTACAACTATAGATAAAATTAAACAAATAGAACATCCATATCCGTTAAATACCATTACTTTAAATATTGCTATTTATATGTTCGAGCATACAACAGAGACACGTCAGTTTATTGAACATCAACGCTATTTAGCACAGCGACTTAAAGCTATATTCAATAATAATGTCGGAGATATTGTTCGCATTTTTCCATCTGCCACTAACTTTGTCTTAACAAAAGGAACTTTGGCACAACAATTAGGTCAATTTATTGCCGATAGAGGCTTTCAACCTAGAATTTATGATGAACCAGAAATGAGTGAATATGTAAGATATTCCATCGCAACTGATGAGCAATTAGATGAATTAACTCGAATTGTTCAAGATTGGAGGAAACAATATGAAATTTCAAAAAACGCGTAA
- the hisG gene encoding ATP phosphoribosyltransferase has translation MLTVALAKGRLLKSFIQYLHDKQETKIVEALENRQRQLLISVEDIQFILVKGSDVPIYVEQGVADVGIVGSDILEEGQYNINNLLDLPFGDCHFALAAKPETTTFNKVATSYVQTAQNYFEKQGVDVELVKLSGSIELACLVDMVDGIVDIVQTGTTLKSNGLVEKDEISSINAKLITNKHSYFQKSKHIDSFIETLEVSLIDFK, from the coding sequence ATGTTGACAGTTGCATTAGCCAAGGGCAGACTTTTAAAAAGCTTTATTCAATATTTACACGATAAACAAGAAACTAAAATCGTCGAAGCACTAGAAAATCGACAGCGCCAATTATTAATATCTGTGGAAGATATTCAATTTATTTTGGTTAAAGGTAGCGATGTACCTATATATGTTGAGCAAGGTGTAGCAGATGTCGGTATTGTGGGTAGTGATATTTTAGAAGAAGGCCAATACAATATTAATAATTTATTAGACTTACCTTTTGGAGACTGCCATTTTGCTTTAGCAGCTAAACCAGAAACTACGACATTTAATAAAGTTGCGACGTCATATGTTCAAACAGCCCAAAATTATTTTGAAAAGCAAGGTGTTGATGTCGAGTTAGTAAAACTATCAGGATCTATTGAGCTTGCATGTCTAGTTGACATGGTCGATGGTATCGTTGATATTGTTCAAACAGGTACAACACTTAAATCTAATGGATTAGTTGAAAAAGACGAAATATCCTCTATCAATGCAAAGTTAATTACGAATAAGCATTCATATTTTCAAAAGTCTAAGCATATAGACAGTTTTATAGAAACATTGGAGGTGTCTCTCATTGATTTTAAATAA
- a CDS encoding SDR family oxidoreductase: MMNLNGKVAVITGASSGIGAGIAQAFAQQHMNVVLGGRNEQRLNEVASSIQEETQVQVSTFVVDVTKNEEVNNLVNFAQEQFGKIDVLVNSAGQMLSSAVTDGDVDAWDTMLDVNVKGMLYGINAVLPKFLEQSSGHIINIASISGFEVTKQSTLYSMTKTAVHTLTQGLEKELAKTGVRATSISPGMVETSMTESTDWGGRKKLEPKDIAEAAIYALQQPAHVNINEVTVRPV, from the coding sequence ATGATGAATTTAAACGGTAAAGTAGCGGTGATTACTGGTGCTAGTAGTGGCATTGGTGCTGGCATTGCTCAAGCATTTGCACAGCAACATATGAATGTCGTATTAGGTGGACGAAACGAACAACGTCTCAACGAAGTGGCATCAAGCATCCAAGAGGAAACACAAGTACAAGTGAGTACATTTGTCGTTGATGTTACTAAAAATGAAGAGGTAAATAATTTAGTGAATTTTGCTCAAGAACAATTTGGTAAAATTGATGTTTTAGTGAATAGTGCTGGCCAAATGTTGTCATCTGCAGTTACAGATGGCGATGTCGACGCTTGGGATACGATGTTAGACGTTAATGTTAAAGGTATGTTATACGGCATAAATGCTGTGTTACCAAAATTTTTAGAACAATCTTCAGGTCATATTATTAATATTGCCTCTATTTCAGGTTTTGAAGTGACTAAGCAAAGCACGTTATACAGCATGACGAAAACTGCTGTGCACACGTTAACACAAGGGTTAGAAAAAGAACTAGCTAAGACAGGCGTTAGAGCTACAAGCATTTCACCAGGTATGGTAGAAACTTCAATGACTGAAAGTACAGATTGGGGCGGACGTAAAAAATTAGAACCTAAAGATATTGCCGAAGCAGCAATATATGCGCTACAACAACCCGCACATGTTAATATAAATGAAGTTACTGTACGACCAGTATAA
- the uidA gene encoding beta-glucuronidase, with protein sequence MLYPITNEHRSIIDLNGMWNFKLEQAGEVINVTKPLVTNKVMAVPGSYNEQGVTKEIRNHVGNVWYEREFTIPKVLKDERVVLRFGSATHQATVYIDGVEVTSHKGGFLPFEVALDEQFSHGTHRLTVCVNNILDETTLPVGFYSESTNKNGDTVRKNEPNFDFFNYAGLHRPVKIYTTPQTYIEDITVVPEVFPSYANVNYTVETNTQSDVQVRLLDAEQNVVAETTGAKGTIEVQSPHLWQPLNAYLYNLEVSLINNGEVVDQYTERFGIRSVEVKDGQFLINNEPFYFKGFGKHEDTYYNGRGMNEVANVMDFNLIKWIGGNSFRTSHYPYSEEMMRLADEQGLVVIDETTAVGVHLNFNAVLEGVSERNTFKEIGTQEAHESVIKELIARDKNYACVVMWSVANEPASMEEGAKEYFKPLVNLARECDPQNRPVTIVTLLTAQPNNCLVQDLVDVLCLNRYYGWYTQTADLDAAKTALANELDEWGRKQPNKPIMFTEYGADTVVGLHATDDILFTEEYQVRYYEANHEVVDKYPQFIGEHTWNFADFETSNGLIRVQGNRKGIFTRERRPKAVAHYFKKRWENIPDFGYKR encoded by the coding sequence ATGTTATATCCAATTACAAATGAACATAGAAGTATTATAGATTTAAATGGGATGTGGAATTTTAAATTAGAGCAAGCTGGCGAGGTTATAAATGTGACGAAGCCTTTAGTCACAAATAAAGTGATGGCTGTACCAGGTTCTTATAACGAACAAGGCGTTACTAAAGAAATTCGAAATCACGTGGGTAATGTATGGTATGAACGTGAATTTACAATTCCTAAAGTATTGAAAGATGAACGTGTGGTTTTACGTTTTGGTTCAGCGACACACCAAGCTACTGTATACATTGATGGTGTTGAAGTTACTTCACATAAAGGCGGCTTTTTACCATTTGAAGTAGCATTAGATGAACAATTCTCACATGGTACGCACCGTTTAACTGTTTGTGTGAATAATATTTTAGACGAAACTACATTGCCTGTTGGTTTTTATTCTGAATCAACTAATAAAAATGGTGACACAGTGAGAAAAAACGAGCCGAACTTTGACTTCTTTAATTATGCCGGACTACATCGACCGGTCAAAATCTACACAACACCTCAAACGTATATTGAAGATATTACAGTTGTACCTGAAGTATTTCCTTCATATGCCAACGTGAACTACACTGTAGAAACGAATACACAAAGCGATGTACAAGTAAGATTATTAGACGCGGAACAAAATGTCGTTGCAGAAACAACTGGTGCTAAAGGCACAATCGAAGTTCAATCTCCACATTTATGGCAACCATTAAACGCTTATCTTTATAACTTAGAAGTAAGTTTAATAAATAATGGTGAAGTTGTGGATCAATACACTGAAAGATTTGGTATTCGTTCAGTCGAAGTCAAAGATGGACAATTTTTAATAAATAACGAGCCGTTTTACTTCAAAGGGTTTGGTAAACATGAGGATACTTACTACAATGGACGAGGTATGAATGAAGTAGCAAATGTGATGGACTTCAACTTAATAAAATGGATTGGTGGTAATTCATTTAGAACATCACATTATCCTTACTCAGAAGAAATGATGCGTTTGGCCGATGAACAAGGCCTTGTCGTTATAGATGAGACAACAGCAGTAGGTGTACATTTGAACTTTAATGCCGTGTTAGAAGGTGTTAGTGAACGTAATACTTTTAAAGAAATTGGTACCCAAGAAGCACATGAAAGTGTTATTAAAGAATTGATAGCTAGAGATAAAAATTACGCTTGTGTCGTTATGTGGTCAGTAGCTAATGAACCAGCATCAATGGAAGAAGGTGCTAAAGAGTATTTCAAACCACTTGTTAATTTAGCGCGTGAGTGTGATCCACAAAATAGACCAGTAACTATCGTGACGTTATTGACGGCTCAACCAAATAATTGTCTAGTACAAGATTTAGTAGATGTACTTTGTCTTAATCGTTATTATGGTTGGTATACACAAACAGCAGATTTAGATGCCGCTAAGACAGCCTTAGCAAATGAATTGGATGAGTGGGGACGTAAACAACCTAACAAACCAATTATGTTTACAGAATATGGAGCAGATACAGTTGTTGGGCTTCATGCTACGGATGATATTTTGTTCACAGAGGAATATCAGGTACGTTATTATGAAGCAAACCATGAAGTTGTAGATAAATATCCTCAATTTATCGGTGAGCATACATGGAACTTTGCAGATTTTGAAACAAGTAATGGTTTAATTCGTGTTCAAGGTAATAGAAAAGGTATTTTTACTCGTGAACGTCGACCTAAGGCAGTTGCTCATTACTTCAAAAAACGTTGGGAAAATATTCCAGATTTCGGTTATAAAAGGTAA
- the hisH gene encoding imidazole glycerol phosphate synthase subunit HisH has product MIAIVDYGLGNIKNIQRAVEHLGYDAQLTQDAEIINQADAIILPGVGHFKDAMRAINQRQLLPILQNINNKPMLGICLGMQLLFEHSAEGDVDGLQLVPGQIVPIQSPYPVPHLGWNNLISDNKQLEHDVYFVHSYQAEMSANVIAYADYGTNIPGIIQYDNYIGIQFHPEKSGEYGLAILNQALQGGF; this is encoded by the coding sequence ATGATTGCTATTGTTGATTATGGATTGGGCAATATTAAAAATATTCAACGCGCGGTTGAACATTTGGGTTATGACGCACAATTAACACAAGACGCTGAGATTATAAATCAGGCAGATGCCATTATATTACCGGGGGTCGGTCACTTTAAAGACGCTATGCGCGCGATTAATCAACGTCAATTATTGCCAATTTTACAAAATATAAATAATAAGCCAATGTTAGGCATTTGTTTAGGGATGCAATTACTGTTTGAACATAGTGCTGAAGGAGATGTCGATGGCCTACAATTAGTACCGGGTCAAATAGTACCAATCCAGTCACCCTATCCAGTACCTCACTTAGGTTGGAATAATTTGATTAGTGACAATAAACAATTAGAGCATGATGTTTATTTTGTACATTCTTATCAAGCAGAAATGTCAGCTAACGTTATAGCTTATGCAGATTATGGCACTAATATTCCTGGCATCATTCAATATGATAATTATATTGGTATTCAGTTTCACCCAGAAAAAAGTGGCGAATATGGTTTAGCTATTCTAAATCAAGCTTTACAAGGAGGATTTTAA
- the hisIE gene encoding bifunctional phosphoribosyl-AMP cyclohydrolase/phosphoribosyl-ATP diphosphatase HisIE — MTQQPDFSKGLLPAILQDVTTKQVLMLGYMNEEAYQKTLQDNVVCFYSRSKQRLWTKGETSGHTQEVKNIYLDCDQDTILIEVIPNGPTCHTGSQSCFNTDIPFSVQDLGQTITTSAKSNKENSYTKYLLAEGIEKITKKFGEEAFEVVIGAMKNDREEVTSETADLLYHLFVLLHDLDINFAEVENVLAERHKQTNNFKGERSDINNW; from the coding sequence ATGACACAACAACCTGATTTTAGCAAAGGATTATTGCCCGCAATTTTACAAGATGTAACTACAAAACAAGTACTAATGCTAGGTTATATGAATGAAGAAGCCTACCAAAAAACATTACAGGATAATGTCGTTTGTTTTTATTCTCGTTCTAAGCAACGCTTATGGACTAAAGGTGAAACTTCTGGTCACACACAAGAAGTAAAGAATATTTATTTAGATTGTGATCAAGATACGATTCTTATAGAAGTGATACCTAATGGACCAACATGCCACACTGGAAGCCAAAGTTGTTTTAATACTGATATTCCGTTCAGTGTGCAAGATTTAGGACAAACGATTACTACCAGCGCTAAATCTAACAAAGAAAATTCATATACTAAATATTTATTAGCAGAAGGCATCGAGAAAATTACTAAAAAGTTTGGTGAAGAAGCATTTGAAGTTGTTATCGGTGCAATGAAAAATGACCGTGAAGAAGTGACAAGTGAAACGGCAGACTTACTGTACCACTTATTTGTTTTACTACATGATTTAGATATAAACTTTGCAGAAGTAGAAAACGTATTAGCAGAGCGTCACAAACAGACTAACAATTTTAAAGGTGAACGTTCCGATATTAATAATTGGTAA